A region of Anolis carolinensis isolate JA03-04 unplaced genomic scaffold, rAnoCar3.1.pri scaffold_7, whole genome shotgun sequence DNA encodes the following proteins:
- the git1 gene encoding ARF GTPase-activating protein GIT1 isoform X1: MSRKVPRAEVCADCSAPDPGWASINRGVLVCDECCSVHRSLGRHISIVKHLRHSPWSATLLQMVHTLASNGANSIWEHSLLDPAQVQSGRRKANPQDKVHPTKSEFIRAKYQMLAFVHKLPCRDDDGVTAKDLSKQLHSSVRTGNLETCLRLLSLGAQANFFHPEKGTTPLHVAAKAGQILQAELLVVYGADPGAPDVNGRTPIDYARQANQHELAERLVECQYELTDRLAFYLCGRKPDHKNGHYIIPQMADRVRPKCVSQSLDLSELAKAAKKKLQALSNRLFEELAMDVYDEVDRRENDAVWLTTQNHSTLVTERSAVPFLPVNPEYSATRNQGRQKLARFNAREFATLIIDILSEAKRRQQGKGLTSPTEPLHGGPSDLDDQHDYDSVASDEDADQEPLRNANNAAGRNNRARSMDSSDLSEGPISLQEFLEVKKALSASEAKVQQLMKVNNSLSDELRRLQREIHKLQSENLQIRQQAGSVHPASASVPPPAAERQEHGHGVAPPLGAPHRRDRHAFSMYEPGTGGGLKPFGQQPMEELVGRLQPFHPGEMDDDALYSVHTQASIYRIRKGGSVSSMPFPPSSPLVSCPTDGGRHMTGKLDRHGSGADSDYDNTQGGDLPLSMDGKRFLDLAKDEDLHLEPDALEGDLDPGLPSTEDVILKTEQVTKNIQELLRAAQEFKHDSFVPCSEKIHAAVTEMASLFPKKPALETVRSSLRLLNASAFRLQSECRKTVPPEPGVAVDYQLLTQQVIQCAYDIAKAAKQLVTITTREKKQ; this comes from the exons ATGTCTCGGAAGGTGCCTCGGGCCGAGGTCTGCGCCGACTGCAGCGCCCCAG ACCCGGGCTGGGCCTCCATCAACCGGGGGGTCTTGGTCTGTGACGAATGTTGCAGCGTCCACCGCAGCCTCGGGCGCCACATCTCCATCGTGAAGCACTTGCGGCACAGCCCTTGGTCCGCCACGCTCTTGCAG ATGGTCCATACGCTGGCCAGCAACGGGGCCAACTCCATCTGGGAGCATTCTCTGCTGGACCCGGCgcaggtccagagtgggaggcgCAAGGCCAACCCCCAGGACAAAGTCCA CCCCACCAAGTCCGAATTCATCCGCGCCAAGTACCAGATGCTGGCCTTTGTGCACAAACTCCCCTGCCGTGATGACGACGGAGTGACCGCCAAGGACCTCAGCAAG CAACTGCATTCCAGTGTCCGGACCGGAAACCTGGAGACCTGTTTGCGCCTCCTCTCTCTCGGGGCCCAAGCCAACTTCTTCCACCCG GAGAAAGGCACCACCCCGTTGCACGTGGCGGCCAAAGCGGGGCAGATCCTCCAAGCCGAGCTGCTGGTGGTCTATGGGGCTGACCCTGGGGCCCCCGACGTCAATGGGCGGACCCCCATCGACTATGCCAG GCAAGCCAACCAACACGAACTGGCCGAGCGGCTAGTGGAGTGCCAATACGAACTGACCGACAGGTTGGCCTTCTACCTGTGTGGACGGAAGCCAG ACCACAAGAACGGGCATTACATCATCCCGCAGATGGCCGACAG AGTACGCCCAAAATGTGTGTCGCAAAG CTTGGACCTCTCCGAATTGGCCAAAGCGGCCAAGAAGAAGCTGCAGGCG CTCAGCAACCGCCTCTTTGAGGAACTCGCCATGGACGTCTATGACGAAGTGGACCGCCGGGAGAACGATGCCg TCTGGCTCACGACGCAGAACCACAGCACTTTGGTGACCGAACGGAGCGCCGTCCCTTTCCTCCCCGTCAATCCAGAATATTCTGCGACACGCAATcag GGACGCCAGAAACTGGCCCGATTCAACGCCCGGGAGTTTGCCACCCTCATCATTGACATCCTGAGCGAGGCCAAGCGGCGGCAGCAGGGGAAGGGGCTCACCAGCCCCACAG AGCCCCTCCACGGGGGCCCCAGTGACCTGGACGACCAGCACGACTACGACAGCGTTGCCTCGGATGAAGACGCCGACCAGGAGCCTCTACGCAATGCCAACAACGCCGCTGGGCGCAACAACCGTGCACGA AGCATGGACTCCTCGGACCTGTCGGAGGGCCCCATCTCGCTGCAGGAGTTCCTGGAGGTCAAGAAGGCTCTCTCCGCCTCCGAGGCCAaagtccagcagctcatgaaGGTCAACAACAGCCTCAGCGATGAACTCCGGCGGCTCCAGCGGGAG ATCCACAAGCTGCAGTCGGAGAACCTGCAGATCCGGCAGCAGGCAGGGTCCGTCCACCCGGCATCGGCCTCGGTGCCCCCGCCGGCGGCAGAGAGGCAGGAGCACGGGCACGGCGTGGCCCCGCCCCTCGGAGCCCCCCACCGCCGAGACCGACACGCCTTCTCCATGTACGAGCCTGGGACCGGCGGGGGCCTCAAGCCGTTCGGGCAGCAGCCCATGGAGGAGCTGGTCGGCCGTCTGCAGCCATTCCACCCGGGG GAGATGGACGACGATGCCCTGTATTCGGTTCACACGCAGGCCTCCATTTACCGG ATCCGGAAGGGTGGCTCCGTCTCCTCGATGCCCTTCCCGCCGTCTTCTCCACTGGTCTCCTGCCCAACGGACGGAGGGCGTCACATG ACTGGAAAACTGGACCGGCACGGGAGTGGGGCAGACAGCGACTACGACAACACGCAAGGAGGAGACCTGCCCTTGAG CATGGATGGGAAACGCTTCCTGGACCTGGCCAAAGACGAGGATTTGCACCTGGAGCCTGACGCCCTGGAAGGGGACCTGGACCCGGGCCTGCCGAGTACGGAGGACGTCATCCTCAAGACGGAGCAAGTGACCAAGAACATCCAGGAACTCCTCCGCGCCGCTCAGGAGTTCAAGCACGACAG CTTCGTTCCCTGTTCGGAGAAGATCCACGCTGCCGTCACAGAAAtggcctcccttttccccaag AAACCGGCGCTGGAGACGGTCCGCAGCTCCCTGCGCCTCCTCAACGCCAGCGCCTTCCGCCTGCAGAGCGAGTGCCGCAAGACGGTGCCGCCCGAGCCGGGGGTGGCGGTGGACTACCAGCTCCTCACCCAGCAGGTCATCCAGTGCGCCTACGACATCGCCAAGGCCGCCAAGCAGCTGGTCACCATCACCACCCGCGAGAAGAAGCAGTGA
- the git1 gene encoding ARF GTPase-activating protein GIT1 isoform X2, translating to MSRKVPRAEVCADCSAPDPGWASINRGVLVCDECCSVHRSLGRHISIVKHLRHSPWSATLLQMVHTLASNGANSIWEHSLLDPAQVQSGRRKANPQDKVHPTKSEFIRAKYQMLAFVHKLPCRDDDGVTAKDLSKQLHSSVRTGNLETCLRLLSLGAQANFFHPEKGTTPLHVAAKAGQILQAELLVVYGADPGAPDVNGRTPIDYARQANQHELAERLVECQYELTDRLAFYLCGRKPDHKNGHYIIPQMADSLDLSELAKAAKKKLQALSNRLFEELAMDVYDEVDRRENDAVWLTTQNHSTLVTERSAVPFLPVNPEYSATRNQGRQKLARFNAREFATLIIDILSEAKRRQQGKGLTSPTEPLHGGPSDLDDQHDYDSVASDEDADQEPLRNANNAAGRNNRARSMDSSDLSEGPISLQEFLEVKKALSASEAKVQQLMKVNNSLSDELRRLQREIHKLQSENLQIRQQAGSVHPASASVPPPAAERQEHGHGVAPPLGAPHRRDRHAFSMYEPGTGGGLKPFGQQPMEELVGRLQPFHPGEMDDDALYSVHTQASIYRIRKGGSVSSMPFPPSSPLVSCPTDGGRHMTGKLDRHGSGADSDYDNTQGGDLPLSMDGKRFLDLAKDEDLHLEPDALEGDLDPGLPSTEDVILKTEQVTKNIQELLRAAQEFKHDSFVPCSEKIHAAVTEMASLFPKKPALETVRSSLRLLNASAFRLQSECRKTVPPEPGVAVDYQLLTQQVIQCAYDIAKAAKQLVTITTREKKQ from the exons ATGTCTCGGAAGGTGCCTCGGGCCGAGGTCTGCGCCGACTGCAGCGCCCCAG ACCCGGGCTGGGCCTCCATCAACCGGGGGGTCTTGGTCTGTGACGAATGTTGCAGCGTCCACCGCAGCCTCGGGCGCCACATCTCCATCGTGAAGCACTTGCGGCACAGCCCTTGGTCCGCCACGCTCTTGCAG ATGGTCCATACGCTGGCCAGCAACGGGGCCAACTCCATCTGGGAGCATTCTCTGCTGGACCCGGCgcaggtccagagtgggaggcgCAAGGCCAACCCCCAGGACAAAGTCCA CCCCACCAAGTCCGAATTCATCCGCGCCAAGTACCAGATGCTGGCCTTTGTGCACAAACTCCCCTGCCGTGATGACGACGGAGTGACCGCCAAGGACCTCAGCAAG CAACTGCATTCCAGTGTCCGGACCGGAAACCTGGAGACCTGTTTGCGCCTCCTCTCTCTCGGGGCCCAAGCCAACTTCTTCCACCCG GAGAAAGGCACCACCCCGTTGCACGTGGCGGCCAAAGCGGGGCAGATCCTCCAAGCCGAGCTGCTGGTGGTCTATGGGGCTGACCCTGGGGCCCCCGACGTCAATGGGCGGACCCCCATCGACTATGCCAG GCAAGCCAACCAACACGAACTGGCCGAGCGGCTAGTGGAGTGCCAATACGAACTGACCGACAGGTTGGCCTTCTACCTGTGTGGACGGAAGCCAG ACCACAAGAACGGGCATTACATCATCCCGCAGATGGCCGACAG CTTGGACCTCTCCGAATTGGCCAAAGCGGCCAAGAAGAAGCTGCAGGCG CTCAGCAACCGCCTCTTTGAGGAACTCGCCATGGACGTCTATGACGAAGTGGACCGCCGGGAGAACGATGCCg TCTGGCTCACGACGCAGAACCACAGCACTTTGGTGACCGAACGGAGCGCCGTCCCTTTCCTCCCCGTCAATCCAGAATATTCTGCGACACGCAATcag GGACGCCAGAAACTGGCCCGATTCAACGCCCGGGAGTTTGCCACCCTCATCATTGACATCCTGAGCGAGGCCAAGCGGCGGCAGCAGGGGAAGGGGCTCACCAGCCCCACAG AGCCCCTCCACGGGGGCCCCAGTGACCTGGACGACCAGCACGACTACGACAGCGTTGCCTCGGATGAAGACGCCGACCAGGAGCCTCTACGCAATGCCAACAACGCCGCTGGGCGCAACAACCGTGCACGA AGCATGGACTCCTCGGACCTGTCGGAGGGCCCCATCTCGCTGCAGGAGTTCCTGGAGGTCAAGAAGGCTCTCTCCGCCTCCGAGGCCAaagtccagcagctcatgaaGGTCAACAACAGCCTCAGCGATGAACTCCGGCGGCTCCAGCGGGAG ATCCACAAGCTGCAGTCGGAGAACCTGCAGATCCGGCAGCAGGCAGGGTCCGTCCACCCGGCATCGGCCTCGGTGCCCCCGCCGGCGGCAGAGAGGCAGGAGCACGGGCACGGCGTGGCCCCGCCCCTCGGAGCCCCCCACCGCCGAGACCGACACGCCTTCTCCATGTACGAGCCTGGGACCGGCGGGGGCCTCAAGCCGTTCGGGCAGCAGCCCATGGAGGAGCTGGTCGGCCGTCTGCAGCCATTCCACCCGGGG GAGATGGACGACGATGCCCTGTATTCGGTTCACACGCAGGCCTCCATTTACCGG ATCCGGAAGGGTGGCTCCGTCTCCTCGATGCCCTTCCCGCCGTCTTCTCCACTGGTCTCCTGCCCAACGGACGGAGGGCGTCACATG ACTGGAAAACTGGACCGGCACGGGAGTGGGGCAGACAGCGACTACGACAACACGCAAGGAGGAGACCTGCCCTTGAG CATGGATGGGAAACGCTTCCTGGACCTGGCCAAAGACGAGGATTTGCACCTGGAGCCTGACGCCCTGGAAGGGGACCTGGACCCGGGCCTGCCGAGTACGGAGGACGTCATCCTCAAGACGGAGCAAGTGACCAAGAACATCCAGGAACTCCTCCGCGCCGCTCAGGAGTTCAAGCACGACAG CTTCGTTCCCTGTTCGGAGAAGATCCACGCTGCCGTCACAGAAAtggcctcccttttccccaag AAACCGGCGCTGGAGACGGTCCGCAGCTCCCTGCGCCTCCTCAACGCCAGCGCCTTCCGCCTGCAGAGCGAGTGCCGCAAGACGGTGCCGCCCGAGCCGGGGGTGGCGGTGGACTACCAGCTCCTCACCCAGCAGGTCATCCAGTGCGCCTACGACATCGCCAAGGCCGCCAAGCAGCTGGTCACCATCACCACCCGCGAGAAGAAGCAGTGA